ACGAGATCCGCGCCGACCGCCGTTCGCCCGGCGCCCGCGGAGCGCGTCGTCGCCCTTCTCGCCGGGGTCGCGGGTATCGTAGGGGCGTGACCGCCCCCACAACACCCACCCCGACGCACGTACCGACCGAACCCGACCAGCGACCAGCGATCACCGACCGCGAACGAATGACACACACGGACGGAGGAACACGACGATGAGCGAGCCAGCGACCCCCGACGCCGCGTCGCCCGAGGAGGGCGACGACGAGGGGCGAACCGACCGAGCGGAACAGCCGGAACAGACGGACGAGGAGGCCGCAGCAGCACGCGAGGACGCGGCGACGCGCGCACCGGGCAGCGGCGCGAACGCGGTCGTCGCCGCGCTCGAGGCCGCGGGCGTCGAGACCGCCTTCGGCGTGCAGGGCGGTGCGATCATGCCCGTGTACGACGCGCTCTCGGAGTCGTCCGTCCACCACATCACGATGGCCCACGAGCAGGGGGCCGTCCACGCGGCCGACGCCTACGGCATCGTCCGCGGCGACCCGGGCGTCTGTCTGGCGACCTCGGGGCCGGGCGCGACGAACCTCGTCACGGGCATCGCCGACGCGTCGATGGACTCGGACGCGATGCTCGCGCTGACGGGGCAGGTGCCCTCGGACATGGTCGGCTCGGACGCGTTCCAGGAGACAGACACCGTCGGCGTCACCGCGCCCATCACGAAGCACAACTACTTCGCCAGCGACTCCGACGAGGTCGGCCGCACGGTCGGCGAGGCGTTCGCGCTCGCGAACACCGGCCGCCCGGGACCGACCTTGGTCGACCTCCCGAAGGACGTGAGCTTCGGAGAGACCGACCGCCCGGTCGGCGAGCCGACGGCGCCCGAGCGCGCGGTGCCCGACGACGAGGCCGACGAGGAGCAGGTCGAGGCGGCCGCACGCGCCATCGAGACGGCCGAGCGTCCCCTCTGCCTGTTCGGCGGCGGCGTGATCAAGGGCGACGCGACCGAGCAGGCCCGGGCGTTCGCACGCGAGTTCGGCATCCCGGTCGTGACGACGATGCCGGGCATCGGGAGCTTCCCCGAGGACGACGACCTCTGTCTCTCGTGGGCCGGCATGCACGGCACCGGCTACGCCAACATGGCGATCACCCACACCGACTGCCTGATCGCGGTGGGCACGCGCTTCGACGACCGCCTCACCGGCGGCGTCGACACCTTCGCCCCCGAGGCCGAGGTCGTCCACGTCGACATCGACCCCGCCGAGATCTCGAAGAACGTCCACGCCGACTACCCGGTCGTCGGCGACGCGGGGACGGTGCTCGACCAGCTCGACGCCGCCATCGGCTACGGCGACGCCCCCGACACCGAGGCGTGGCGCGAGCAGTGCGCCGAGTGGCGCGAGGAGTACCCGATGGACTACGCCATCGACCCCGACGAGCCGGTGAAGCCGCAGTTCGTCGTCGAGGCGTTCGACGCCGCCACCGGCGACGACGCGTACGTCACCACCGGCGTCGGCCAACACCAGATGTGGGCCGCCCAGTACTGGACGTACCGCGAGCCGCGCACGTTCGTCTCCAGCCACGGGCTCGGAACGATGGGATACGGCCTGCCCGCCGCAGTCGGCGCGCGCGTCGCGGCCGACGACGACCGCGAGGTGATCAGCTTCGAGGGCGACGGCTCGTTCCTGATGACGATCCAGGAGCTGTCGGTCGCCGTCCGCGAGAACCTCGACATCACGGTCGTCGTGCTCAACAACGAGTACATCGGGATGGTCCGCCAGTGGCAGGACGCCTTCTTCGAGGGCAACCACATGGCCTCCCAGTACGACTGGATGCCGGAGTTCGACACGCTCGCGGAGGCGTTCGGCGCGAAGGGCTTCCGGATCGACGAGTACGACGACGTGGAGGCGGTCGTCGAGGAGGCGCTTGCCTACGACGGCCCCTCGGTCGTCGACGCCCACATCGACCCCGAGGAGAACGTCTACCCGATGGTCGCCAGCGGCGCGGCGAACGGCCAGTTCGCGCTCGCGGAGGACCAACTATGACGGGCGAGGACGAGCACGCCGCCACGGACGGCGGCACCGACCACCCGGCCGACTCCCCGATCGCGGAACACGCCCGCCCCGCCGGCGGCGACGCGCCCGAGACGGGGCTGGCGGGACCGACGCCCGAGGAGCGCCCGCACCCGTCGGGCCGCCGCGACGAACACGGCGTCCGCAAGGAGCCGGACGACGGCGGCGAGCCGACCCGTCGGGCGACCGTCTCGGCGCTCGTCGAGGACGAACCCGGCGTGCTCGCGCGCGCCGCCGGCCTGTTCCGCCGGCGCCAGTTCAACATCGAGAGCCTGACGGTCGGCCCGACGACCGTCGAGGGCCACTCGCGGATCACCCTCGTCGTCGAGGAGACCGAGGCCGGCATCGACCAGGCGAAAAAGCAGCTCGCGAAGCTCACGCCCGTCATCGCGGTGGGCGAGCTGAGCGACGACGCCGTCGCCGCCGAGCTCGTGCTCCTGAAGGTTCGCGGTGAGGAGCCCGACAAGGTCCACGCGATCACCTCGATGTACGACGGCGAGACGCTCGACGCCGGCCCGCGAACCATCACGGTGCAGATCACCGGCGACGAGAACCTCATCGACGACGCGATCGACGCGTTCGACCAGTTCGGCATCATCGAGATCGCCCGGACGGGCCAGACGGCCCTGGAGCGGGGCGACTCCCCGACGACGCCCGGCGAGGAGCCCGGCCACTCGGCGGGCTCGACCGACGACGACGAGTTCACCAACTACGACGACTGAGACCCTTCACACAGACACACACTACAACGATGACAGACTCAGATTCCACCTTCGACACCGAGGTATACTACGACGAGGACGCCGACCGCTCGCAGATCGACGACAAGACCGTGGCCGTGCTCGGCTACGGCAGCCAGGGCCACGCCCACGCGCAGAACCTGCACGACTCCGGCGTCGACGTGATCGTCGGGCTGCGCGAGGATTCCTCCTCGCGGGCGGCCGCCGAGAGCGACGGTCTGCGCGTCGAGACGCCCGCCGACGCCGCCGCCGAGGCGGACATCGTCTCCGTGCTCGTCCCCGACACGGTCCAGCCGGCCGTCTACGAGGAGATCGAGGACGGCATCGAGCCGGGCGACACCCTCCAGTTCGCGCACGGCTTCAACATCCACTACAACCAGATCGTCCCCAAGGACGGCGTCGACGTGACCATGGTCGCGCCGAAGTCGCCGGGCCACCTCGTGCGGCGCAATTACGAGGCCGGCGAGGGGACGCCCGGCCTGCTCGCCGTCTATCAGAACGAGACGGGCGAGGCCCGCGAGGAAGGGCTGGCGTACGCCCACGCCATCGGCTGCACCCGCGCGGGCGTCGTCGAGACGACGTTCCGCGAGGAGACCGAGACCGACCTCTTCGGCGAGCAGGCGGTGCTGTGCGGCGGCGTCACCTCCCTCGTGAAGCAGGGGTACGAGACGCTCGTCGACGCGGGCTACTCCCGCGAGATGGCGTACTTCGAGTGCCTGAACGAGCTGAAGCTCATCGTCGACCTGATGTACGAGGGCGGGCTCGGCGAGATGTGGGACTCCGTCTCCGACACGGCGGAGTACGGCGGACTCGTCAAGGGCGACGAGGTCGTCGACGAGCACGCCCGCGAGAACATGGAGGAGGTGCTGGAGGCGGTGCAGGACGGCACCTTCGCCCGCGAGTGGATCGCCGAGAACCAGGCCGGACGCCCCTCCTACACGCAGCTTCGCGAGGCCGAGAAGAACCACGACATCGAGGACGTCGGCGAGGACCTGCGCGCGCTGTTCGCGTGGGACGCCGACGAGGCGAGCGAGGAGGACGAGGAACCCGAACAGGCCGAGGTGCGCGCCGATGACTGAGGAGCGCGACCGAGTCGCCGCGACCGACGGTGACCGCACAGGCGACGGCCGCGCCGGCGACGGTCGCTCCAGCGACACCATCGCCGACGTGGACCACACCGCGCCCTACCCCGAACCGAACGACGTGTGGTCGCGCGGCTTCGCGCGCGCCAGCGACGACCCGAGGGACGTACGCCGATGAGTCGGGGCACGCTGTACGACAAGGTCTGGGAGCGCCACAAGGTCGCCGACCTGCCGAACGGACAGGACCAGCTGTTCATCGGCCTCCACCTCGTCCACGAGGTGACCAGCCCGCAGGCGTTCGGCATGCTGCGCGAGCGCGACATGGCGGTCGCGTTCCCCGACCGCACCGTCGCCACGACCGACCACATCGTCCCGACCGACCCCGAGGGGCGCGAGCGCCCCCTCGCGGACGAGCGCGCCGAGGAGATGCTCACGCATCTCGAGCACAACACCGAGGAGGCGGGCATCCGCTTTTTCGGCCTCGACGACGACCGGCAGGGCATCGCCCACGTCGTCGGCCCGGAGCTGGGCTTCGTCCAGCCGGGCATGACCGTCGTCTGCGGCGACAGCCACACCTCCACCCACGGCGCCTTCGGCGCCATCGGGATGGGGATCGGCACCAGCCAGATCCGCGACGTGTTCGCCACCGGCTCCATCTCCGCGGACAAGAAGGCCGTCCGCCGCGTCGAGGTCACCGGCGAACTCGGCGACGGCGTCGGCGCGAAGGACGTCATCCTCCACGTGATCCGTGAACTCGGCGTCGACGGCGGCGTCGGCCACGTGTACGAGTACGGCGGGGAAGCCATCCGGAGCCTCGACATGGAGGGACGGCTCGCGGTGTGCAACATGTCCATCGAGGGCGGCGCCCGCGCGGGCTACATCAACCCCGACGAGACGACTTACGAGTACCTCCGGGGCCGCGAGTTCGCGCCCGAGGGTGACGAGTTCGAGGAGCGCAAGGAGTACTGGGAGTCGATCCGCTCGGACGAGGACGCCCAGTACGACGACTGGGTCGAGGTCGACGCCGACGACCTCGCGCCGCAGGTGTCCTGGGGCACCAACCCAGAGCAGGTCGTGGGCGTCGACGAGCCCGTCCCGGCCCCCGACGAGACGCGCGATCCCGAGGCCGCCGAATCGGCACAGGATCACACCGAGGTCACGCCGGGAGAGACGATGGAGGGACACGAGGTCGACGTGGCGTTCCTCGGCACGTGCACGAACGGCCGCGTCGCGGACTTCCGCGAGGCCGCCCGCGTCCTGAAGGGCCGCGAGGTCGCCGACGACGTGCGCGCGCTCGCCGTTCCCGGTTCGGGTACCGTCAAGCGCAAACTGGAGGCCGAGGGCATCGATCAGGTGTTCAAGGACGCCGGCTTCCAGTGGCGCGAGGCCGGCTGTTCGATGTGTCTGGCGATGAACGACGACGCGCTGGAGGGCGACGAGGTCTGTGCGTCCTCCTCGAACCGCAACTACGTTGGCCGCCAGGGGAGCACCGAGGGGCGCACCCACCTGATGTCGCCGGCGATGGTCGCGGCCGCGGCCGTCGAGGGCGCCGTCACCGACGTGCGCGAGTTCGACGTGGCCGAGTCCGTCGGGGACCCCGATGCCGACGCCGACGCGGAGGTGGACGCATGAGCGACGACGGGGACGGCGCCGCAGTGCCCGCGATCCGTCGGGTCGCCGGCACCGGCGTGCCGCTCCGCGGCGACGACATCGACACCGACCAGATCCTCCCCGCGCGGTTCCTGAAGGCGGTCACGTTCGACGACATGGGCGAGTACGCCTTCTACGACCAGCGTCGCGACGCCGACGGCGAGTTGAACGACCACCCGTTCAACGAGTACCAGGGCGCGAACGTCCTCGCGGTCAACGACAACTTCGGCTGCGGCTCCTCCCGGGAGCACGCACCGCAGGGACTGATGCGCTGGGGCGTCGAGGCCATCGTCGGCGAGTCGTTCGCGGAGATCTTCCAGGACAACTGCAAGTCGCTGGGGATCGCGACGCTCGCCGTCGACCACGAGGACGCCGTCGACCTCCAGGACTTCATCGAGGCGAATCCCGACGCCGGCATCGAGGTCGACGTGCGCGCGGAGACCGTCCGCTACGACGGGAAGACCGTCGATGGCGACGTGCCCGACGCGATGCGCGAGGCGCTCTTGGAGGGTATCTGGGACACGACCGCCGTGATGCGGACGAACCTCGACCGCGCGAAGGAAGTCAACGACAGCCTCCCGTACACCGATGACTGAGGTCCCCGAGATCGCGGTGATCGAGGGCGACGGCATCGGCCGCGAGGTCGTCCCCGCGGCCGTCGAGGTGCTGGACGCCGTCGGCGACTACGCGTTCGCCGAGGCCGAGGCGGGCGACGCGACGCTCGACGAGACGGGCGAGGCGCTGCCCGCGGAGACGTACGAACTCGCCGCCAGCGCGGATGCGACGCTGTTCGGTGCCGCGGGCGAGTCCGCCGCGGACGTGATCCTCCCGCTTCGCGAGGCCGTCGGCTCGTTCGTCAACGTCCGTCCCGCGCGGGCGTATCCCGGCGTCGACGCGCTGCGGCCGGAGACGGATCTGGTCTTCCTCCGGGAGAACACCGAGGGCGTGTACGCCGGTCACGAGGACCGCCTCACCGACGACGTGTCGACGCTGACGCGCGTCGTCACCGAGACCGCCTCACGGCGCCTCGGCGAATTCGCCTGCGAGTACGTCGGAGAGCGCGGGAAGGACGGCTTCACCGTCGCGCACAAGGCGAACGTGATGCGCGAGACCGACGGGCTGTTCCGCGACACGGTGCTCGCGGAGGCGGAGGCCGCGGGCGTCGACGCCGACACCGTCCTCATGGACGCGTTCGCGACGCGGGTGTGTCTCGACCCCGAGCAGTTCGACGTGATCGTCTGCCCCAACCTCGCGGGCGACGTGCTCTCGGATCTCGCGGCCGGTCTCGTTGGTGGACTCGGGCTGCTCCCCTCCGCGAACGTCGGCCCCGAGCGCGGACTGTTCGAGCCGGTCCACGGCACCGCGCCCGACATCGCGGGCGAGGGGGTCGCGAACCCGTCGGCGACGATCCTCTCGGCGGCGATGCTCGTCGAGTCGCTCGGCGACGACGACGCCGGCGCGCAGATTCGGTCGGCCGTCGAGAGCGTCCTCTCGGACGGGCCACGAACGCCCGATCTGGGCGGCGAGGCGACGACCCGCGAGGTGACCGACGCGGTGCTGGCCCGGCTCTGAGCGGGCGGACGACGGCGCGACCGGGGAGGACGCGACCGGGGAGGACGCGACCGGGACTGGCCTTCCGACCGACCCCGGGCAACAGGTTCACTTCTCTCGACGGCGTAGGTCCGTGCGGCCATGTCCGAGGCAGCACTCGACCCCGAGGAGTGCCCGCACGACCTCGACGCCGAGTACCTCTACCAGTCGGACGCCG
This genomic stretch from Halobaculum roseum harbors:
- the ilvB gene encoding biosynthetic-type acetolactate synthase large subunit, whose protein sequence is MSEPATPDAASPEEGDDEGRTDRAEQPEQTDEEAAAAREDAATRAPGSGANAVVAALEAAGVETAFGVQGGAIMPVYDALSESSVHHITMAHEQGAVHAADAYGIVRGDPGVCLATSGPGATNLVTGIADASMDSDAMLALTGQVPSDMVGSDAFQETDTVGVTAPITKHNYFASDSDEVGRTVGEAFALANTGRPGPTLVDLPKDVSFGETDRPVGEPTAPERAVPDDEADEEQVEAAARAIETAERPLCLFGGGVIKGDATEQARAFAREFGIPVVTTMPGIGSFPEDDDLCLSWAGMHGTGYANMAITHTDCLIAVGTRFDDRLTGGVDTFAPEAEVVHVDIDPAEISKNVHADYPVVGDAGTVLDQLDAAIGYGDAPDTEAWREQCAEWREEYPMDYAIDPDEPVKPQFVVEAFDAATGDDAYVTTGVGQHQMWAAQYWTYREPRTFVSSHGLGTMGYGLPAAVGARVAADDDREVISFEGDGSFLMTIQELSVAVRENLDITVVVLNNEYIGMVRQWQDAFFEGNHMASQYDWMPEFDTLAEAFGAKGFRIDEYDDVEAVVEEALAYDGPSVVDAHIDPEENVYPMVASGAANGQFALAEDQL
- the ilvN gene encoding acetolactate synthase small subunit, giving the protein MTGEDEHAATDGGTDHPADSPIAEHARPAGGDAPETGLAGPTPEERPHPSGRRDEHGVRKEPDDGGEPTRRATVSALVEDEPGVLARAAGLFRRRQFNIESLTVGPTTVEGHSRITLVVEETEAGIDQAKKQLAKLTPVIAVGELSDDAVAAELVLLKVRGEEPDKVHAITSMYDGETLDAGPRTITVQITGDENLIDDAIDAFDQFGIIEIARTGQTALERGDSPTTPGEEPGHSAGSTDDDEFTNYDD
- the ilvC gene encoding ketol-acid reductoisomerase; the encoded protein is MTDSDSTFDTEVYYDEDADRSQIDDKTVAVLGYGSQGHAHAQNLHDSGVDVIVGLREDSSSRAAAESDGLRVETPADAAAEADIVSVLVPDTVQPAVYEEIEDGIEPGDTLQFAHGFNIHYNQIVPKDGVDVTMVAPKSPGHLVRRNYEAGEGTPGLLAVYQNETGEAREEGLAYAHAIGCTRAGVVETTFREETETDLFGEQAVLCGGVTSLVKQGYETLVDAGYSREMAYFECLNELKLIVDLMYEGGLGEMWDSVSDTAEYGGLVKGDEVVDEHARENMEEVLEAVQDGTFAREWIAENQAGRPSYTQLREAEKNHDIEDVGEDLRALFAWDADEASEEDEEPEQAEVRADD
- the leuC gene encoding 3-isopropylmalate dehydratase large subunit, translated to MSRGTLYDKVWERHKVADLPNGQDQLFIGLHLVHEVTSPQAFGMLRERDMAVAFPDRTVATTDHIVPTDPEGRERPLADERAEEMLTHLEHNTEEAGIRFFGLDDDRQGIAHVVGPELGFVQPGMTVVCGDSHTSTHGAFGAIGMGIGTSQIRDVFATGSISADKKAVRRVEVTGELGDGVGAKDVILHVIRELGVDGGVGHVYEYGGEAIRSLDMEGRLAVCNMSIEGGARAGYINPDETTYEYLRGREFAPEGDEFEERKEYWESIRSDEDAQYDDWVEVDADDLAPQVSWGTNPEQVVGVDEPVPAPDETRDPEAAESAQDHTEVTPGETMEGHEVDVAFLGTCTNGRVADFREAARVLKGREVADDVRALAVPGSGTVKRKLEAEGIDQVFKDAGFQWREAGCSMCLAMNDDALEGDEVCASSSNRNYVGRQGSTEGRTHLMSPAMVAAAAVEGAVTDVREFDVAESVGDPDADADAEVDA
- a CDS encoding 3-isopropylmalate dehydratase small subunit; amino-acid sequence: MSDDGDGAAVPAIRRVAGTGVPLRGDDIDTDQILPARFLKAVTFDDMGEYAFYDQRRDADGELNDHPFNEYQGANVLAVNDNFGCGSSREHAPQGLMRWGVEAIVGESFAEIFQDNCKSLGIATLAVDHEDAVDLQDFIEANPDAGIEVDVRAETVRYDGKTVDGDVPDAMREALLEGIWDTTAVMRTNLDRAKEVNDSLPYTDD
- a CDS encoding isocitrate/isopropylmalate dehydrogenase family protein; amino-acid sequence: MTEVPEIAVIEGDGIGREVVPAAVEVLDAVGDYAFAEAEAGDATLDETGEALPAETYELAASADATLFGAAGESAADVILPLREAVGSFVNVRPARAYPGVDALRPETDLVFLRENTEGVYAGHEDRLTDDVSTLTRVVTETASRRLGEFACEYVGERGKDGFTVAHKANVMRETDGLFRDTVLAEAEAAGVDADTVLMDAFATRVCLDPEQFDVIVCPNLAGDVLSDLAAGLVGGLGLLPSANVGPERGLFEPVHGTAPDIAGEGVANPSATILSAAMLVESLGDDDAGAQIRSAVESVLSDGPRTPDLGGEATTREVTDAVLARL